The DNA region GTGGGCTGATGGGATAGCTGTGGGTCTTGATCGTCGGGACGGTGCGATTGACTGGTGGAGTCCTAGAGATACCGGTGCCACTGGACCGGGCGCACTGCCTCCTGCCGCGGTGTGCAGGTCTAGTCATGGCCGAGGTGTGCCCAGGTCGGCTACGACTCGGGAACGTCGGTGTGAGCGGTCGTCGCACCTGCAGTCGTGGTTCCTCTCTGATTGATCGCGGCGTCCACTGCGGCGCCGATGCGCTTCAAGGCCATCAGGTCGCGCGGTTCGAGCGAGTCGATCAGATATTCGCGGACTGCCGCGACATGTCCGGGCGCCGCCGCGACCACGACGTCGTATCCAGCCTCGGTCAGGGTGGTGTTGGTGCGGCGACCCGCACCGGGTATCCGGGACCTGGTAAGGAGCCCTCGCTTCTCCAGTCGTCCGACGACGTGCGACAACCGCGACAGCGACGCCGACGTGCGTACGGCTAAAGAGCTCATCTGCATGGTCCGGTCGGGTTCCTCGGAGAGGACCGACAGCACCATGTACTCGAAGAAGGTCATCTGGGACTCGCGCTGCATCCGCGCGTCCAGGGCAGCGGGCAGACTGATCATGATCGCGGAGTTGGCCAGCCAAGCAGCCAGTTCATCACCGTTCAACCAGCGCGGCTCGTCGTCCGACCTGACGAGCGACTCCGTACCGGCCGCTGTGCCGCGAGGCTCTTCTGCGGCTGCCGGCGTTGCCTCGCGGGATGCGGAGCCGCCCTGCCCGGCCCTCGTGTCATGCCGCTGAGTACCCGTTGTCTTGGCCATGCGGCCAGCCTATGACGGCAGTTATTGACGCATCAAGTTCGAAAGAGGTAGAACTTGACGCATCAAGTTCATCTTGATGCGTCAAGTCTCTGGTCCGGTCGACGTACCGGCTGTGGGCCTGGCGAACCGATCCAGAGAGGAACACTCAATGCAGACCACGTCGCTCGGCGGGCTTGAGGTCTCGCGCCTCGGTCTAGGAGTCATGGGCATGTCCGCCTTCTACACAGGCAAGGACGAGTCCGAGGAGGACTCTGTCCGCACCATCCAGCGCGCTCTGGACCTCGGCGTCACCCACCTGGACACCGCCGAGGTGTACGGGGAAGGTGCCAACGAAGCCCTGCTGGGCCGGGCAGTCAGAGGCCGCCGGGACGAGGTGGTACTCGCCACCAAGTTCGGCCTGACGTCCCACACCGGCCGGCCGGGGGCGGACAGCACGCCGGCGAACGTCCGACTCGCTGTCGAGGGGTCGTTGCGGCGCCTGGGCACCGACCACATCGACCTGTACTACCAGCACCGAGTCGACCCGGAGACCCCGATCGAGGACACCGTCGAGGCCCTGGCCGACCTGGTCACCCAGGGCAAGGTCCGCTACATCGGCCTGTCCGAGGCCGCCCCCGCCACCATCCGCCGCGCACACGCCGTCCACCCGGTGGCCGCGGTCCAGAGCGAGTACTCGCTCTGGACGCGGGACCCCGAGACCGAGGTGCTTCCGGTGCTGCGCGAGCTGGGGATCGGTCTGGTGCCGTACTCCCCGCTGGGTCACGGCTTCTTGACCGGAAGCATCCGCTCACTGGACGGTCTGGACGCCGACGACTGGCGTCGTACCAACCCGCGCTTCACCGGCGGCAACCTCGAACGCAACCTTCGCATCGTCGACGAGGTCCGGGCTGTGGCAGCCGATACCGGAGCCACCCCCGCCCAGGTCGCCCTGGCGTGGCTCCTGGCCCAGGGCGAGGACATCAACCCCATCCCGGGCACCCGACGCGTCGAGCGACTTGAGGAGAACGTCGCCGCAGACGGGGTCCGACTCACCCCCTACCAGATCAGCCGGTTGGACAACCTGACCCCCGCGTCCGGCGACCGCCATGACCGCGACGGTATGGCCGCCATCGACCAGTGAAGGCGGCTCGGCGACCGCGCCGAACCGCACGAGACAACAGTGTCTCAACCGCAGAGCACCTAGCAGTAGACCGAATGGAGCAGCAGATCATGGCAAGCAGTGTGATTCGTGTCGGGATCATCGGCGCAGATACGAAGGCGAGCTGGGCCGGGGCATCGCATATCCCCGCGCTGGCGGCCCAGCCGCAGCTCGTGCTGGCGGCGGTGGCGACCCGGCGTGAGGAGAGTGCACGAGAGGCCGCCGAGGTATTCGGCGCCGAGCGCTGGTACGCCGACCCGTACGAGCTGATCAGCGACCCGTCGATCGATCTCGTCACGGTCGCCGTCAAGGTCCCGGCACACCGCGAGCTCGTGCTCGCGGCCCTCGCGGCGGGCAAGGCCGTCTACACGGAGTCCCCGCTGGGCGCGAGCGTCGCCCAGACCGAGGAGATGGCTGTAGCGGCCGGTTCCCTGCACACGGCGATCGGGCTGCAGGGCAGCCTCAACCCGTCGGTGCGCCGGGCGGCCGAGATCATCGCCCAGGGCCGGCTCGGGAGGCTGCTGTCTGCACGAGTGAGCGCGACGACCTTCGGGAACGGCCCGGAGTCGGTGAGCGCGTACGAGTACTTCGACAAGGCGGACGCCGGCGCCGGCTTCATGACGATCGCGGTGGGCCACGTACTGGACGTGATCGAGACGGTCCTCGGCGACATCACCGAGATCGATGCACGCACGGAACTGCTCTGGCCGGAGGTGAAGCTGGTCGATACCGGCACGACCACCACCCGCGAGGTGCCGGACCACCTCGACGCGATCCTCAAGACCTCGTCCGGAGCTCCCGTCGGAGTGCAGGTCCTGGCCGGTGTCCCAGTGCCCGATGCCCGGTTCAGCCTCGAGGTCAGAGGCGCCGACGGCTGGCTGAAACTGACCGGCGACCACCCCGCCGGCGTCCAGGTCGGCGACCTCACGCTGACCTCGAGCGTTGATTTCGAGGAGCCCGACCGCCCCGTCGCCACGGGAACCGGTCCGGCCGCGGCCGAGATCTGGACCGGTGCCGCCATCAACGTGGGCGAGGTGTACGCGAGTCTCGCGCGAGACATCGACGAGAACACCTTTGCGACGCCGGGCTTCACTCGCGCGCTGCACAACAGTCAGCTCGTCGCGCGAGTGGAGGAGGCCGCTCGCAGCGGGCGGCGACAGTAGAACACCTCAGCAGGGTGCGGGCTGCCGAGCGGACTCGGCGGTGACGCCTATGGCGTCGATGAAGACGATCGAAGAGTTCGCTGTCTCAGTCGCGGGACCAGGACACCGCGTTCATCGCCACATCAGCGACCCGGCGCAGTTCCGCCTCGCTCTTGCCTGTCGCCGCCTGAACGGCGATGCCGTACGCGACCGTCGTGATGTAGGTCGCCAGCGTGCGCGGATCCTCGGTCTCCGGCAGATCACCCTCGGCCCGCGCACGCTGAAATCGGGACTCGAGCCGCGCAGCGCCATCCTGGCGCCAGTCGACGAGGACCTTCTGGGCAGTGACCCCGTTGTCGCCGGCGGCGAGTGCAGCCTGGACGCCAAGGCATCCGTGGGGTGTCTCGCGACTCGTGCTGGCAGCGGCTGCGCCGCGAAGAATGGACTCGGCGACTTCGCGTGCGGTCGGCTCGGACAGCGCGCGGATTCCGTAGGAGGCTGGGCCTTCCGTGTAACGCTCGACCGCTCGGCGGAACAGCTCGTCCTTGCTCCCGAACGCCGCATACATGCTGCTGCGAGTGATGCCCATCGCCTCGGTCAGGTCCGTCAGGCTCGCCCCTTCGTAACCCTTGGCCCAGAACACTCTCATGGCTTGTTCGACGGCGTGGTCGGGGTCGAACTCGCGGGGTCGCCCCAGCTTGGTAGGCGATACGGGCATGGAAGTCATTGTGCCCCCTTACGGACCAGGCAGTCCAGATAGCGCCAGGATCAGGCGTTCAAGCCGCCGTCGATGGTGGGCACGGCTCCGGTGTTGAACGCCGCCGAGGTACCCGCGACGAAAGCGACTGGGACGCCTGTACAACCCCGCGCAGCGCGATGTCATGACGCGGGGGACCGAGCTGTCGCGCGGGCCGAGGGTGGTG from Nocardioides luteus includes:
- a CDS encoding aldo/keto reductase, which produces MQTTSLGGLEVSRLGLGVMGMSAFYTGKDESEEDSVRTIQRALDLGVTHLDTAEVYGEGANEALLGRAVRGRRDEVVLATKFGLTSHTGRPGADSTPANVRLAVEGSLRRLGTDHIDLYYQHRVDPETPIEDTVEALADLVTQGKVRYIGLSEAAPATIRRAHAVHPVAAVQSEYSLWTRDPETEVLPVLRELGIGLVPYSPLGHGFLTGSIRSLDGLDADDWRRTNPRFTGGNLERNLRIVDEVRAVAADTGATPAQVALAWLLAQGEDINPIPGTRRVERLEENVAADGVRLTPYQISRLDNLTPASGDRHDRDGMAAIDQ
- a CDS encoding TetR/AcrR family transcriptional regulator, with the translated sequence MPVSPTKLGRPREFDPDHAVEQAMRVFWAKGYEGASLTDLTEAMGITRSSMYAAFGSKDELFRRAVERYTEGPASYGIRALSEPTAREVAESILRGAAAASTSRETPHGCLGVQAALAAGDNGVTAQKVLVDWRQDGAARLESRFQRARAEGDLPETEDPRTLATYITTVAYGIAVQAATGKSEAELRRVADVAMNAVSWSRD
- a CDS encoding MarR family winged helix-turn-helix transcriptional regulator, encoding MAKTTGTQRHDTRAGQGGSASREATPAAAEEPRGTAAGTESLVRSDDEPRWLNGDELAAWLANSAIMISLPAALDARMQRESQMTFFEYMVLSVLSEEPDRTMQMSSLAVRTSASLSRLSHVVGRLEKRGLLTRSRIPGAGRRTNTTLTEAGYDVVVAAAPGHVAAVREYLIDSLEPRDLMALKRIGAAVDAAINQRGTTTAGATTAHTDVPES
- a CDS encoding Gfo/Idh/MocA family protein; this encodes MASSVIRVGIIGADTKASWAGASHIPALAAQPQLVLAAVATRREESAREAAEVFGAERWYADPYELISDPSIDLVTVAVKVPAHRELVLAALAAGKAVYTESPLGASVAQTEEMAVAAGSLHTAIGLQGSLNPSVRRAAEIIAQGRLGRLLSARVSATTFGNGPESVSAYEYFDKADAGAGFMTIAVGHVLDVIETVLGDITEIDARTELLWPEVKLVDTGTTTTREVPDHLDAILKTSSGAPVGVQVLAGVPVPDARFSLEVRGADGWLKLTGDHPAGVQVGDLTLTSSVDFEEPDRPVATGTGPAAAEIWTGAAINVGEVYASLARDIDENTFATPGFTRALHNSQLVARVEEAARSGRRQ